A window from Actinomycetota bacterium encodes these proteins:
- a CDS encoding DUF6457 domain-containing protein gives MEWFERVSAAVAEAAGSDPASIAPSSTDIETLLDVARIAAHDSGDRKNAPVLCYVLGLARAGGATLEDLAAVVRGAAEQA, from the coding sequence ATGGAATGGTTTGAGCGAGTGAGTGCCGCGGTTGCCGAGGCTGCGGGGTCGGACCCCGCGTCGATCGCGCCGTCGAGCACAGATATCGAGACGTTGCTGGACGTGGCTCGTATCGCGGCACACGACAGCGGCGACCGCAAGAACGCTCCCGTGCTGTGCTACGTGCTCGGGCTGGCGCGCGCCGGGGGAGCCACGTTGGAAGATCTGGCCGCAGTCGTTCGCGGCGCGGCCGAACAGGCCTAA
- a CDS encoding GAF domain-containing protein yields MQILIRSRSTVRQARRSNESPAQGMHLLAAFAVALAPILTLAVVGFARAGRLGSLVFVMLAAATLLSLAIAHVAVRRLLTDPLGMFTRSILSIEHGDLPTRSGVPHDTGEFGRLAAAFDRMVDVLRERSEEAARAHRALQWRADRLEGLHRIDMATQASASVAPIARTALTEVKRFASCDEAVVEEWDEATGNMRVIGANPDGRSGTSPVSSTTALGGIESLRGGKPIVVHDVERLPHSSPSARAVRSKEVRSYMVIPLRCSDEVIGALTLAATQSHAFSPDDIAVAQEVADHLAAAMARTRIRDDAAVKSEELARTVQTLRSADDERKELLTRLVRAQEEERRRIASDVHDDPLQVMTAANLRLQMLRRMIVDPEPAQMLTQLEHNVHQAIVRLRNLLFQLRPPTLDRQGLAPAIRLCLEQLTSELTVEHNLENRLGEEPSLEIRIVIYRIAQEAITNVRKHAMAEHISVLLAYEADGYLVRVRDDGRGFDPSAAEHARPGHQGIFAMRERTEIAGGRISIDSAPGAGTTVEFWLPGEPARPAVAS; encoded by the coding sequence ATGCAGATACTCATCCGTTCCCGCAGCACGGTCCGGCAGGCGCGACGGTCAAACGAGTCGCCGGCGCAGGGAATGCACCTGCTGGCCGCCTTCGCCGTCGCGCTCGCGCCGATCTTGACCCTCGCCGTTGTCGGCTTCGCGCGGGCGGGCCGCCTCGGGTCGCTCGTCTTCGTCATGCTCGCGGCGGCTACCCTGCTTAGCCTCGCGATCGCGCATGTCGCCGTACGCCGCCTGCTCACCGATCCGCTCGGGATGTTCACGCGCTCGATACTGAGCATCGAACACGGCGACCTCCCGACGCGCTCCGGTGTCCCTCACGACACCGGGGAGTTCGGCCGTCTGGCTGCAGCCTTCGACCGGATGGTCGACGTTCTTCGGGAGCGATCCGAAGAGGCTGCGCGCGCACACCGGGCCCTGCAGTGGCGCGCCGACCGGCTGGAAGGGCTCCACCGCATCGACATGGCAACCCAAGCGTCCGCGTCCGTCGCGCCGATCGCGCGCACCGCGCTGACCGAGGTCAAGAGGTTCGCTTCCTGCGACGAAGCGGTGGTCGAGGAGTGGGATGAAGCGACGGGAAACATGCGGGTGATCGGCGCGAACCCCGACGGCCGCAGCGGCACGTCTCCGGTTTCGTCAACGACGGCCTTGGGCGGCATCGAGAGCCTTCGCGGCGGCAAACCCATCGTTGTTCACGACGTCGAACGCCTGCCCCATTCGTCCCCGAGCGCGCGCGCCGTTCGCTCCAAGGAGGTTCGGTCGTACATGGTCATTCCGCTGCGCTGCTCGGACGAGGTGATTGGAGCCCTGACGCTCGCAGCCACGCAGTCACACGCGTTCTCCCCGGACGACATCGCGGTCGCACAAGAAGTGGCTGACCATCTTGCCGCGGCGATGGCACGGACGCGGATTCGCGACGATGCCGCCGTGAAGTCCGAGGAATTGGCCCGAACGGTGCAGACGCTGCGTAGCGCGGACGACGAGCGCAAGGAGTTACTGACGCGTCTGGTGCGCGCCCAAGAAGAAGAGCGTCGCCGCATCGCCTCCGACGTCCACGACGACCCGCTGCAGGTGATGACGGCGGCGAACCTTCGATTGCAGATGCTGCGTCGCATGATCGTCGACCCCGAACCCGCGCAAATGCTTACCCAGCTGGAGCACAACGTCCACCAGGCGATCGTGCGCCTTCGGAACTTGCTGTTCCAACTGCGCCCTCCGACGCTGGATCGCCAGGGCCTCGCTCCCGCGATCCGCCTGTGCCTCGAGCAACTAACGAGCGAACTGACCGTCGAGCACAACCTCGAGAACCGACTCGGCGAGGAGCCTTCGCTGGAGATCCGTATCGTGATTTACCGGATAGCGCAGGAAGCGATCACCAACGTGCGCAAGCACGCCATGGCCGAACACATCAGTGTCCTTCTGGCCTACGAGGCAGATGGATACCTCGTTCGCGTTCGCGACGACGGACGCGGATTCGACCCGTCGGCGGCCGAGCACGCGCGCCCGGGACACCAGGGAATCTTCGCAATGCGCGAACGCACCGAGATCGCCGGGGGCAGGATCAGCATCGACAGCGCGCCCGGCGCCGGCACGACGGTTGAGTTCTGGCTTCCCGGTGAACCCGCGCGCCCGGCAGTCGCCTCGTAA
- a CDS encoding EAL domain-containing protein, with protein MSDIRVLIAEDDTTFRSALCDVIRSDPSLTLIGEAQDAAEAIELACRCRPDVALLDVRMPFGGGMRAATEIQIFAPQTRIVALSVSEDRETVLEMLRGGATGYLVKGGSMDDILSTIHRCARGEAVLSAEIAGDVIWELRCGHRPNSGTAQRAPVTPVAVSVTPGPTGALRARAGRSDLSFEPVYNLERLRIVGFEARTRPRSDLPEGRAHRVPRLPDDLELAALATAVQSLKTLPRHAFLSLDPSLETLTSDRFDGALGLTSAERIVVEIPSRATDGDDEVMRAVDRARAHGARIAVDGTRAARGHVSCLLEVMPDIITLHPDLVRGIDASPVKRVLTAVLVSLAGDIGTTVSARGIETAAEVRILIDLGVEQGQGPHLRAPGSLSELLGTTTATAEQ; from the coding sequence ATGAGCGACATCCGGGTCCTAATCGCCGAAGACGACACCACGTTTCGCAGCGCCTTGTGCGATGTGATCCGCTCCGACCCGTCATTGACGTTGATCGGAGAGGCGCAAGACGCCGCCGAGGCCATCGAGCTTGCCTGCCGCTGCCGACCCGACGTCGCTCTGCTCGACGTCCGCATGCCTTTCGGGGGAGGAATGCGCGCGGCCACCGAGATCCAGATCTTCGCGCCGCAGACACGCATCGTCGCCCTCTCGGTATCGGAAGATCGCGAGACCGTGCTCGAGATGCTGCGGGGCGGCGCGACCGGATACCTGGTCAAGGGTGGGTCGATGGACGACATCCTTTCCACCATCCATCGGTGCGCCCGCGGGGAAGCCGTGTTGTCGGCAGAGATCGCCGGCGATGTGATCTGGGAACTGCGCTGCGGACACCGACCGAACTCAGGAACCGCCCAGCGCGCGCCCGTAACTCCGGTTGCCGTATCGGTCACCCCCGGACCGACTGGGGCACTCCGGGCGCGCGCCGGCCGGTCCGATCTCTCCTTCGAACCCGTCTACAACCTCGAACGCCTTCGCATCGTCGGATTCGAGGCACGCACGCGCCCCCGCTCCGACCTCCCCGAAGGTCGCGCGCACCGCGTTCCTCGCCTCCCGGACGACCTAGAGCTTGCGGCGCTGGCGACGGCCGTCCAATCTCTCAAGACGCTGCCCCGGCATGCGTTCCTGTCGCTCGATCCGAGCCTTGAGACGCTGACGTCCGACCGCTTCGACGGCGCGCTCGGGCTAACCTCCGCCGAGCGAATCGTCGTGGAGATACCCAGCCGCGCCACCGACGGGGACGACGAGGTGATGCGGGCGGTGGACCGCGCGCGCGCGCACGGTGCGCGCATCGCCGTCGACGGAACTCGGGCGGCGCGCGGCCACGTCTCGTGCCTGCTGGAAGTGATGCCCGACATCATCACGCTCCACCCCGATCTTGTACGAGGAATCGACGCGTCGCCAGTCAAGCGAGTGCTCACTGCTGTGCTCGTTTCGCTTGCCGGAGACATCGGAACGACGGTCTCGGCGCGCGGCATTGAAACCGCCGCTGAGGTTCGCATCCTGATCGACCTGGGCGTCGAGCAGGGACAGGGCCCGCACCTACGTGCGCCGGGATCGCTGTCGGAACTCTTGGGAACGACCACCGCCACAGCCGAGCAGTAA
- a CDS encoding response regulator transcription factor, producing the protein MSDQANIKVLIVDDHRMFAQGIAEALGGNEGIDVVGMARGVEEARFKSRVLTPDVVLMDYRLPDGDGASATEMIKADRPDAKVVMITSFTDESVLLAAIEAGCSGFIPKDNSIEEVVAAVRGANVGEALIPPAMLARLLPRLRRTTGGVGSNLSPREIEVLRMMAQGLPNQAIADSLVLSLKTVRNHVQNIIAKLQTHSKLEAVSTAVREGIVRYP; encoded by the coding sequence GTGTCCGATCAAGCGAACATCAAGGTCCTGATCGTCGACGATCACCGCATGTTCGCGCAGGGGATCGCCGAAGCGCTCGGGGGGAACGAAGGAATCGATGTTGTTGGGATGGCTCGAGGGGTCGAGGAAGCGCGGTTCAAGTCGCGCGTGCTCACTCCCGACGTCGTCTTGATGGATTATCGATTGCCGGACGGTGACGGCGCCTCTGCAACCGAGATGATCAAGGCCGATCGGCCGGACGCGAAGGTCGTGATGATTACGTCGTTCACCGACGAGTCGGTCTTGCTGGCTGCCATTGAGGCGGGATGTTCGGGTTTCATTCCGAAAGATAACTCGATTGAGGAAGTCGTTGCAGCCGTGCGCGGTGCAAACGTTGGGGAAGCGCTGATTCCACCGGCGATGTTGGCGCGCTTGCTCCCGCGCCTTCGGCGCACCACCGGCGGCGTCGGGTCCAACCTGAGTCCGCGCGAGATTGAGGTCCTTCGCATGATGGCGCAAGGCCTGCCGAATCAAGCGATCGCCGACTCGCTCGTTCTCAGCCTCAAGACCGTCCGCAATCATGTCCAGAACATCATTGCGAAGTTGCAGACGCACTCGAAGCTTGAGGCGGTCAGTACTGCTGTGCGTGAAGGCATCGTTCGCTATCCCTGA
- a CDS encoding S8 family serine peptidase translates to MRAAYAASWNDSKKGRAARAVVAALVALTALAGPARGAGEALGDMISVIVRGTPGAGIAPEQAVESYGGRVGRRIGIIGGFVAEVPEQALPQIGRAPGVLSVTPNGRVHMLGMVDGYDAATDANSIYNTTLMTGAQEYWKAGFTGKGVDVAVIDSGIAPVEGMTVPGRVLNGPDLSFESQSSTLRYMDTFGHGTHMAGIIGGRDSAAVPGQYAGDSDHFVGMAPDARIVSVKVADAHGATDVSQIIAAIDWVVQNRNRNGLNIRVLNLSFGTDGTQSYVLDPLAYAVEVAWQKGIVVVAAAGNAGWKPGDGLANPAYDPFVIAVGAVDPLGTLSLADDIVAPFSSSGDGVRKPDLAAPGKSVPSLRVPGSMIDQQHPGGRVNSRLFRGSGTSQAAAVVSGAAALVLQQRPTLSPDQVKGLLMGSAAKLAGSIQSTGSGELSLDGALHAGSVSVRAQKFKPSTGLGSLDAARGSVRLIRDGVTLSGEVDIFGKPFVSATWALLASLGMSWSGGTWNGSSWSGSSWSGSSWSGMSWSGSSWSGTSWSGSSWSGMSWSGVSWSGSSWSGTSWSSNDWTGASWSGSSWSGASWSGASWSGASWS, encoded by the coding sequence GTGAGGGCGGCTTACGCAGCTAGTTGGAACGACTCAAAGAAAGGCCGGGCGGCGCGGGCGGTGGTTGCCGCCCTTGTTGCGCTGACGGCGCTTGCCGGACCCGCGCGGGGAGCCGGCGAGGCACTGGGCGACATGATCTCGGTAATCGTTCGCGGGACTCCCGGTGCCGGAATCGCGCCGGAGCAAGCCGTGGAATCGTACGGCGGTCGCGTGGGACGTCGGATCGGAATCATCGGCGGCTTCGTGGCTGAAGTTCCGGAGCAAGCTCTCCCGCAAATCGGGCGAGCGCCCGGCGTTCTGTCGGTGACTCCGAATGGACGCGTGCACATGCTCGGCATGGTCGACGGGTACGACGCGGCGACCGATGCGAACTCGATCTACAACACCACGTTGATGACCGGTGCTCAGGAGTACTGGAAGGCGGGGTTCACCGGCAAGGGCGTGGACGTCGCAGTCATCGACTCGGGGATCGCTCCCGTCGAGGGAATGACGGTGCCGGGGAGGGTGCTCAATGGTCCGGACCTCTCCTTCGAATCCCAGTCTTCCACGTTGCGGTACATGGACACCTTCGGCCACGGCACCCACATGGCCGGGATTATCGGCGGTCGTGATTCGGCTGCGGTGCCGGGGCAGTACGCGGGCGACTCGGATCACTTCGTGGGGATGGCACCCGACGCGCGCATTGTGAGCGTCAAGGTCGCCGATGCGCACGGGGCAACCGATGTGTCGCAGATCATTGCGGCTATCGACTGGGTCGTGCAAAACCGCAACCGGAACGGGCTGAACATCCGGGTGCTCAACCTGTCGTTCGGCACCGATGGCACCCAGAGCTACGTGCTCGACCCGCTCGCCTACGCGGTCGAAGTGGCCTGGCAGAAGGGAATCGTTGTTGTGGCGGCCGCCGGCAACGCCGGCTGGAAGCCCGGGGACGGATTGGCGAACCCCGCGTATGACCCGTTCGTGATCGCCGTCGGAGCAGTTGATCCTCTGGGAACCTTGTCGCTCGCCGACGACATCGTTGCGCCTTTCTCCAGCAGTGGGGACGGAGTCCGCAAGCCGGATCTGGCGGCCCCCGGCAAGTCCGTCCCGAGTCTTCGGGTCCCGGGGTCGATGATCGACCAGCAACATCCCGGCGGACGCGTGAACTCTCGTCTGTTCCGCGGGAGCGGGACGTCGCAGGCGGCTGCGGTCGTTTCTGGGGCCGCGGCGCTTGTTCTGCAGCAACGACCGACGCTCAGCCCTGATCAAGTCAAGGGCCTGCTGATGGGCAGTGCCGCGAAACTGGCCGGGAGCATCCAGTCCACAGGGTCCGGTGAACTCAGCCTTGATGGGGCCTTGCACGCCGGGAGCGTCAGTGTCAGGGCTCAGAAGTTCAAGCCCTCGACGGGCCTGGGGTCGCTGGACGCGGCGCGCGGCAGTGTTCGGCTGATCCGGGACGGGGTGACGCTCAGCGGTGAGGTCGACATCTTCGGCAAGCCGTTCGTTTCTGCGACGTGGGCTCTGCTCGCGTCCCTCGGGATGAGCTGGTCCGGCGGGACTTGGAACGGCAGTTCCTGGTCGGGTAGCTCCTGGTCGGGGTCCTCCTGGAGCGGCATGAGTTGGTCGGGGTCCTCCTGGAGCGGAACGAGCTGGTCGGGGTCTTCCTGGAGCGGCATGAGTTGGTCGGGAGTCTCCTGGTCGGGCAGCTCGTGGTCCGGAACATCGTGGTCGTCCAACGACTGGACGGGTGCCTCGTGGTCGGGCAGCTCGTGGTCCGGTGCCTCCTGGTCCGGTGCCTCCTGGTCCGGGGCGAGTTGGAGTTAG
- a CDS encoding EAL domain-containing protein: protein MDAIAAAGTRKRVLPRPRLTGGGRVWALNAALCAAALTTYEFGTRSAAPPTAPILIPWWMFAVMFCVAEITVVHIQFRRDAHSFSLSELALVIGLFFTDPRGLVLAHLVGAGVALAVHRRQSPLKLVFNLANFVVQTSLATTIFARLAPDAAGLGPRAWGAAVAAALIPGLLGVALIFVAISLSHGRPEFRQFPKALGFGLIVTLTNTSLGLIGATVIWANSLAAGLLFVPAATLFLAYRAYASEREKHESLEFLYESTRIIHQSPETGQAMMALLGQARKMFRAEYADLRLLPVVENDPVLRTALGPDEETVVMQAAGSGLGQGVCARVVAEDRAVLVARAHDDDGLGCDVTAIHVKDAMICPLRGETRVMGVLMVVNRLGDVSTFDAADLKLFETFANHASVALENGRLEKSLIQLTELKEQLRHQAYHDPLTGLANRALFTERVEHALERGGRPPQAVSIMFIDLDDFKTINDSLGHACGDELLRSVAARIDGVLRPGDTAARLGGDEFAVLLEGVAEDGAARAADRILDSLRTPISLAGNEVFVHASLGIAATMPGRMRADEFLRNADVAMYVAKSGGKDRYAIFEPSMHATVLGRMEMEAELRAALDSGGLTLAFQPIVSLADGWVIGAEALARWPHPVRGSVPPSDFIPLAEDTGQIIPIGRWVMRQACRSARAWQDIGPEYRRFKVGVNLSARQLQYAGLVDDVAAALSDSGLSGDCLLLEITESSMMRDAEGAVRVLEQLKSMGVGIAIDDFGTGYSSLSYLRRFPVDILKIDKSFVDGLVCGPEESALAKAVVHIGRTLGIETVAEGIEHESQIQRLRAMGCSLGQGFFISRPLSEASMGEFLRARARVRSSATALVRSA, encoded by the coding sequence ATGGACGCAATCGCAGCGGCGGGGACGCGGAAGCGGGTGCTTCCGCGTCCCCGTTTGACGGGTGGAGGTCGCGTGTGGGCGCTCAACGCCGCGCTGTGCGCGGCGGCGCTGACGACGTACGAGTTCGGCACGCGCAGCGCTGCGCCTCCGACGGCCCCGATTCTCATCCCGTGGTGGATGTTTGCCGTGATGTTCTGCGTTGCGGAGATCACGGTCGTTCACATCCAGTTCCGGCGTGACGCGCACTCGTTTTCATTGAGTGAGCTGGCCCTTGTCATCGGCTTGTTCTTCACAGATCCACGGGGGCTGGTCCTGGCTCATCTTGTGGGGGCCGGTGTTGCGCTGGCCGTCCATCGCAGGCAATCGCCGCTCAAGCTTGTGTTCAACCTGGCCAATTTCGTGGTGCAGACGAGTCTGGCAACCACGATCTTCGCGCGCCTTGCGCCCGATGCGGCCGGCCTTGGACCGCGTGCATGGGGAGCGGCCGTCGCGGCCGCGTTGATTCCGGGCCTTCTCGGTGTTGCGTTGATCTTTGTGGCGATCTCGCTCTCACACGGCCGGCCGGAGTTTCGCCAATTCCCGAAGGCTTTGGGATTCGGGTTGATCGTCACGCTGACGAACACGAGCTTGGGCCTTATTGGAGCCACCGTGATTTGGGCGAATTCGCTTGCCGCCGGGCTGCTGTTCGTTCCTGCCGCGACGTTGTTCCTTGCCTACCGCGCTTACGCATCCGAGCGGGAGAAGCACGAGAGCTTGGAGTTCCTCTACGAGTCAACGCGAATCATCCACCAGTCGCCCGAGACCGGGCAGGCGATGATGGCGCTGCTGGGGCAAGCGCGCAAGATGTTTCGTGCGGAGTATGCGGACCTCCGACTGCTGCCGGTGGTCGAGAACGACCCGGTTCTTCGCACGGCGTTGGGTCCGGACGAGGAGACCGTCGTCATGCAAGCAGCGGGGTCCGGACTCGGACAGGGCGTATGCGCCCGCGTGGTAGCCGAGGACCGAGCAGTGCTCGTTGCGCGCGCACACGACGACGACGGCCTTGGCTGTGACGTGACTGCGATTCATGTGAAAGACGCGATGATCTGTCCGCTGCGCGGGGAGACAAGGGTGATGGGCGTGCTGATGGTGGTGAACCGCCTCGGCGACGTGAGCACATTCGATGCAGCCGACCTGAAGCTCTTCGAGACGTTTGCCAACCACGCGAGCGTCGCGCTCGAGAACGGAAGACTGGAGAAGTCGCTCATCCAGCTAACCGAACTCAAGGAGCAGTTGCGGCACCAGGCTTACCACGATCCGTTGACGGGCTTGGCGAATCGAGCGCTGTTCACCGAGCGGGTCGAGCACGCCCTTGAACGTGGGGGGAGGCCGCCGCAGGCGGTGTCGATCATGTTCATCGATCTTGACGACTTCAAGACGATCAACGACAGCCTTGGTCACGCTTGCGGTGATGAACTCTTGCGGAGCGTGGCTGCCCGTATCGATGGCGTCCTTCGGCCGGGGGACACCGCAGCGCGGCTGGGCGGCGACGAGTTCGCGGTGCTGCTCGAGGGCGTTGCCGAAGACGGCGCTGCACGCGCGGCCGATCGGATTCTGGACTCCCTGAGAACGCCGATTTCGCTTGCGGGAAACGAGGTGTTCGTTCACGCGAGCTTGGGGATTGCCGCGACGATGCCCGGTCGCATGCGCGCGGACGAGTTCCTGCGCAACGCCGACGTGGCCATGTACGTGGCCAAAAGCGGTGGGAAGGACCGCTACGCGATCTTTGAGCCGAGCATGCACGCGACGGTTCTCGGGCGAATGGAAATGGAGGCCGAGTTACGTGCGGCTCTGGACAGCGGAGGGCTGACACTTGCCTTCCAGCCGATCGTGTCCCTGGCCGACGGGTGGGTAATCGGCGCCGAGGCTCTGGCGCGCTGGCCGCACCCTGTGCGCGGATCGGTTCCGCCGTCCGACTTCATTCCGTTGGCTGAAGACACCGGGCAGATCATTCCGATCGGACGCTGGGTGATGCGACAGGCGTGCCGGAGTGCGCGCGCCTGGCAGGACATCGGTCCCGAGTACCGGAGGTTCAAGGTTGGGGTCAATCTCTCAGCCCGCCAATTGCAGTACGCGGGACTCGTGGACGACGTGGCAGCTGCGCTTTCTGATAGCGGACTCAGCGGTGACTGCTTGCTGTTGGAGATAACAGAGAGCAGCATGATGCGGGATGCCGAGGGCGCGGTCCGGGTTCTCGAGCAACTGAAGTCCATGGGCGTCGGAATCGCGATTGATGACTTCGGGACGGGGTATTCGTCACTCAGTTACTTGAGACGCTTCCCGGTCGACATCCTGAAGATCGATAAGTCGTTCGTCGACGGCCTGGTCTGCGGACCTGAGGAGTCCGCTCTGGCGAAGGCCGTCGTACACATCGGGCGCACGCTCGGCATCGAGACCGTGGCTGAAGGGATCGAACACGAGTCGCAAATCCAGCGCCTTCGCGCGATGGGGTGCAGCCTTGGACAGGGGTTCTTCATTTCCCGCCCGCTATCGGAAGCGAGCATGGGGGAGTTTCTTCGCGCGCGCGCTCGGGTGCGGTCCAGCGCCACCGCGCTGGTTCGTTCCGCCTGA
- a CDS encoding response regulator transcription factor, whose amino-acid sequence MSAEEEAPSRIRVLIVDDHQMVAQGLVRILSEQPDIEIVGTAGTVEDACASARMHRPDVVLMDYELPDGNGVDAARRIKTEVPPTRIVMVTSYTDEAVLIGAIEAGCSGYVTKHKVIDEVVDAVRAAHAGEALISPVMLARLLPKLRPTKRGLGSDLTPREVEVLQMLSNGLSNQAIAKSLVISVHTVRHHVQNIISKLESHSKLEAVAAAAREGIIRYR is encoded by the coding sequence GTGAGTGCAGAAGAGGAAGCGCCTTCGCGCATTCGGGTCTTGATAGTCGACGACCATCAAATGGTCGCGCAGGGCCTTGTTCGCATTCTTTCTGAACAGCCCGACATCGAAATCGTCGGGACCGCCGGCACCGTCGAAGACGCGTGCGCCAGCGCGCGAATGCACCGTCCCGACGTCGTCCTGATGGACTACGAACTCCCCGACGGCAACGGCGTCGACGCCGCTCGCCGTATCAAGACCGAGGTCCCCCCGACCCGCATCGTCATGGTTACGTCCTACACCGACGAAGCCGTGCTCATAGGGGCGATCGAGGCCGGATGCTCGGGGTATGTGACCAAGCACAAGGTCATCGACGAGGTCGTCGATGCCGTGCGCGCGGCGCATGCGGGGGAAGCCCTGATCTCCCCGGTGATGCTCGCCCGGCTGCTGCCCAAACTGCGGCCGACCAAGCGCGGTCTCGGCTCGGATCTCACACCTCGCGAGGTCGAAGTCCTGCAAATGCTGTCGAACGGATTGTCGAACCAGGCAATCGCCAAGAGCCTCGTGATCAGCGTTCACACGGTCCGTCACCATGTCCAGAACATCATCTCCAAGCTCGAGTCGCACTCCAAACTGGAGGCCGTCGCGGCCGCCGCTCGTGAGGGCATCATCCGCTACCGCTGA
- a CDS encoding fatty acid--CoA ligase family protein, translated as MLAVRKSDLVAIRRPPGPEWPGLIAEIWEAGAAVFPVDSRLPDPEVQRLIRVARPTAILDADDLVRLDAGIPAADGIALVVATSGTSGPPKAAELDHDAVRAAVEASAKRLGSTDRDRWLGCLPLAHMGGLLIALRAVLLGAPIAIHPRFDPAAFATERDVRFTSLVPTMLTRLLDAGADLSRMRGILVGGGGLDEDLRARAREARAPIVATYGLTETCGGVVYDGVPLDGTAVRISPSGEIQLRGPTLLRNYRGRARPRITADGWLRTGDAGALDANGILLVRGRIDDRIDTAGERVWPREVEERLRAHPAVADAAVAGRPDAEWGARVVAYVVATNPGTPPTLQELRAFVAKRLARHKAPRELVILDTLPRTASGKIRRGALGRSE; from the coding sequence GTGCTGGCGGTGCGGAAATCCGATCTGGTGGCCATCCGGCGGCCTCCCGGACCCGAGTGGCCCGGCCTCATTGCCGAGATCTGGGAAGCGGGTGCCGCGGTCTTCCCCGTGGATTCACGTCTGCCCGATCCCGAAGTCCAAAGGCTCATCCGCGTCGCTCGTCCGACGGCGATTCTCGACGCCGACGACCTCGTCCGCCTGGACGCAGGAATCCCCGCCGCCGACGGCATTGCGCTCGTCGTCGCTACCTCCGGCACGTCGGGACCCCCAAAGGCCGCCGAGCTGGATCACGACGCCGTGCGCGCGGCCGTAGAAGCCTCCGCCAAGCGTCTCGGCAGCACCGACCGCGATCGCTGGCTTGGTTGTCTCCCGCTTGCTCACATGGGCGGACTGCTGATCGCGTTGCGCGCGGTCTTGCTCGGAGCCCCGATCGCCATCCACCCGCGCTTCGATCCGGCAGCGTTCGCGACCGAACGCGACGTGCGCTTCACGTCGCTTGTTCCGACCATGCTCACTCGCCTGCTTGATGCCGGAGCCGACCTCTCGCGCATGCGGGGAATCCTCGTTGGCGGAGGCGGGCTGGACGAAGACCTGCGGGCGCGCGCACGCGAGGCCCGCGCGCCGATCGTCGCCACCTATGGACTGACCGAGACGTGCGGCGGTGTCGTCTACGACGGAGTGCCGCTGGACGGAACCGCAGTGCGCATCTCACCATCCGGCGAGATTCAACTTCGGGGACCGACGTTACTTCGGAACTACCGGGGCCGGGCGCGGCCGCGAATCACCGCCGACGGGTGGCTGCGTACCGGCGACGCCGGCGCGCTCGACGCGAACGGGATCTTGCTCGTACGCGGCCGCATCGACGACCGCATCGACACCGCAGGCGAAAGAGTGTGGCCGCGCGAAGTCGAAGAGCGATTGCGCGCGCACCCGGCCGTCGCCGACGCGGCGGTAGCGGGCAGGCCCGACGCCGAGTGGGGCGCGCGTGTCGTGGCCTACGTCGTGGCGACCAATCCCGGTACACCACCGACGCTGCAGGAACTCCGAGCATTTGTCGCCAAACGCCTCGCCCGGCACAAAGCGCCGCGCGAGTTGGTAATCCTGGACACACTGCCGCGCACCGCCTCGGGCAAGATCCGGCGAGGTGCGCTCGGCAGGTCCGAATAG
- the menB gene encoding 1,4-dihydroxy-2-naphthoyl-CoA synthase — MDWIGAGDYQDIRYETAEGIAKITICRPEVRNAFRPQTLFELSRAFEIARDDPGIGVILFTGEGPDAFCSGGDQRVRGSDGYIDPQGIGRLNVLDLQVQIRRLPKPLIAMVAGYAIGGGHILHLVCDLTVCAENAKFGQTGPKVGSFDGGYGAGLLARTIGMKRAKEIWLLCEQYDAARAYEMGLVNKVVPLERLEEETVVWARRILEMSPLSLRLLKAGFNADVDGLAGVQQLAGDATLLYYMSEEAQEGRDAYLEKRKPDFSRFPKRP, encoded by the coding sequence GTGGATTGGATCGGCGCCGGGGACTACCAAGACATCCGCTACGAGACGGCAGAGGGGATCGCCAAGATCACCATCTGCCGCCCTGAGGTTCGAAACGCCTTCCGACCGCAGACGCTGTTTGAGTTGTCGCGGGCGTTCGAGATTGCGCGCGACGATCCGGGCATCGGCGTGATTCTCTTCACAGGCGAGGGGCCCGACGCGTTTTGTTCGGGCGGCGACCAGCGCGTGCGCGGCTCCGACGGATACATAGACCCGCAGGGGATCGGGCGCCTGAACGTCTTGGATCTGCAGGTACAGATTCGTCGACTTCCCAAGCCGTTGATCGCGATGGTCGCCGGGTACGCGATCGGGGGCGGCCACATCCTTCACTTGGTGTGCGACCTGACCGTGTGCGCCGAGAACGCCAAGTTCGGCCAGACCGGCCCTAAGGTCGGCTCGTTCGACGGCGGGTACGGCGCGGGCTTGCTCGCGCGCACCATCGGAATGAAGCGCGCGAAGGAAATCTGGCTGCTGTGCGAGCAGTACGACGCGGCGCGCGCCTACGAGATGGGATTGGTCAACAAGGTCGTGCCTCTGGAACGGCTTGAGGAAGAGACCGTTGTTTGGGCAAGGCGGATCTTGGAGATGTCGCCGCTGTCACTGCGACTTCTCAAAGCCGGATTCAACGCCGACGTCGATGGGCTTGCCGGGGTCCAGCAACTCGCGGGCGACGCAACGCTGTTGTACTACATGAGCGAAGAGGCACAGGAAGGGCGGGACGCGTATCTCGAGAAGCGCAAGCCCGACTTCTCGAGGTTCCCGAAGCGGCCGTGA